The Toxorhynchites rutilus septentrionalis strain SRP chromosome 1, ASM2978413v1, whole genome shotgun sequence genome contains the following window.
TGAAGTGCCGGGTGCCACAGTTTCAAGCCTGACGTCGCCGCTCTCCAGCACCAGTAACTCTTCTGCCCCCAAAGCGGTACCCCCAATGGTCGCTGCTAGTGTAATCCCATCGCTTTTATTAGCACTTTTACCCTCGTGGACCTGTTTCTGTCGATCTGACGACAGTCGTTGCAGTTTTTCCAGTCGAGCCTTGAGCTGCCGGGGTGATACGCCTGCCCACTTGGCGGTCGTATCACCGGATTTGGTAAGAATCTTTTTGGAACAGTTGGTGGTGGCTATCGCTGCGGTGGGCAATTTTACACCATGCAGCGATTGTGTATGGTTAGCGGTTGTTTGCAGAAGGGATGCCCGACATGGGTCGGGTGGATCATTGGACGAGTCGTCATCGGGGTCTTCGTCTTCCAGATCTTGTCGCTCGACACTCTCCGGTACCGGCGAGTGAGATTCTACACTCTCCGGAGTGTATGGTTCGAACTGACGGGCCTTCGTTGTGCCCGATGAGGACGTTCCAGAGGGAGCCATAAACGTGTTCAGATAGTGGGCATCGATGCGACTCACGATAACGTCGTTGGCCAGCATCAGACGCCGAGATACAAGCGTCTTCCGATGTTCCATCGGTTGGTGCTTGATGATGTTCTGGCAGTTGGGACAGATTTGAGGGTCGGTTTGATCGAGACCTTTCATCGATCCGGATCGACTGCGTCTATAGTCGCTACCGCTAATACTAAAGCTGCTACTGTACAATGAACACATGCAAACATTGGCATTGCTGTCGGTGTCAAACACACTGATGCTCACGGGCGGAGGAACTTTAACGGGGCGATTCGATGCGTCAAGTGTTCGGCTGTTTTGGTGAGTCGACCCGTCGTGCTCAACTGCGTAGCTCGTAGGGAAGAGCTCCAGCTCCGAAAGAAATTCATCAAAAGCGGTTTGAATGTGGTCAAAGCAATACGAGCAGTGAGGTTTGTTAGGTGATGGCAACCTTTCGTCGGGAGTAATGCCTGAGGTAGTAGGAGCTGGAGGGGTGCTTGAGGAGGAATTATTGCTGATCGACTCGTTAGCGACAGTGGGAAGGCTGTTGAGGTGATTATGATTGGGTTTGCTGTTGCTGGCGGTGGCCATATCACTACTACTGGTGCTATCACTGATAAATTTGCTAACTAAATGATTACTACTGCTATTATTAAGATTATTAACGCTAACATTAATAGTACTAAGATTGGGAATGTGTTCAACACGTTTATGCGCATGCGTATCACAGGAACAGTAATTTAAAATACCTTGACTCGATTTTATTCGTATATTAAGGTAAACCGGCTGGAATAAGAAAAGAAAAACCAAAATTATTGGTTCGATTGCGATTCCTTACACGCATACGACGATGACCCTACCTTGTGATCCCCCATGCAGACCGTTTCGCCGATGATACCGTAGGTGCCCCTTGCCATTGCCGTGGACTGTGGCTTACCACCCTCTCGATCCTCATCGATCAGCTTACGGGCCGCAGGGCTTACCAGTATACGATCGCACCATGCCGGACAACGGGTGGACATATAGCTACCAGGCTGCTGCGGATCCTCTTCGTACGGATATGAGGGTGGGAATGTGACCGGATACTCGAACAGTATGCTGCGAAGCGAGTCCAGCTCGCGGTCGAATTGGCGCAGCTGAGGAATCGAATCAAAAGGGGAGAAAGCAACCATTACCATCAATAAAAATACATCAACCTTGACCTTACCCAATTCTCCTTGAATGTGCTTTGATCAGTATGATTAAATTCTTTCTTGCCCACGGTAAGTACATTCGCTCCGTCCGAATCGCGATACTGCACCTTTGTACTGTCATTTTTGGGGTTCTGAACTCGGTGCTCCGTTAGATCCTCGGTCAATTTCTGGAAGAGATAGGAAGAATGaaggcaaaaaaaatcttatgattATGTTTCAGTGAAAATATCATGAAATTAATATagaaactagctaacccggcgaacttcgctccatccaaaattgattttttgatctgaatacatactttcaaacatttaccTTTTCCTACTAAGCGAGCGTCCGTGGGTGCAATCACAGGACTttccattgattgattaccctttgaccctctACAATTTACATCCATTATAAATTTCCAATTTACATCCATTAtaaacttctaccaaaacttgtcattataatacaaaatcattttcagacataattctcgttcaagattcttaaACCGCTTGcaaatacactgaagtcgctttttacgcgtttttttataCGTTACTATTTTTAACGCGGCTTTTTTCACGCGGTTTTAGGAATTTACGCCGTTACCATGCGTTCGTCGGTTCAATCCCAGAACtcgccattgattgatcttctgattggtcctttacaatttccttttactataattttcctattacttctaccaaaactcgtcattataatatacatttattttcagacacaattttcgctcaagatttattattcacttgcaaataacaggaTGGCCACTCAATTTCGATTCTTCAATTCCCGCATTTTTCCcaacttttttcatgaaattcccgactgaaaaaaatgaaaaatttaataatattgtgtcgttaattaaaaattgattttcgaaacctgaattgagaaaatatttttactttcaaGGTAAAGTAAAAAATTACCTACTGGGTATTTTCTCTCGGAATTTTGGGTAGAaatagtttagagtgtattgtttacattGCATTTTTATCGCCTGGCACCAggaaaatcctcaactctctcatcgggacatcggaaaacaactcagaatcgtgcagtcaacgatgagtcgtgtgattaaacgttactacgaatctctgagcatcgaacggaaggaagagaaatgcggtcagaatggaTGTTATTAAATACACGAAATAGACAACTAGGAACGCCGTATCCCATAGCATCTGAATCGGACGATTCTGCTGTTCCAACTGCTGCAGCATAATATTTCAGATAGTTGCTCATTGATAATTCAAACAAGTGGAGTTTGAATCCAATCAGGGCAATTTAACAAAATTTCCATCATCATATGTCACCCAAAATATGGGATATACTCGTGTGATGACCTATATGcgctagttatacgatttaatgtttgctgggtatgaaTAGTGTATATCATAAAACCGATGCTATACCGAATTACGACTTAATCTGCCGTGATgaagaaaatcgtgtttttcgcATTTAATACGATTTTAGATATACACGATGTATACTTTGATCGACATTATGCACGACGCTGATTCGATCCCGCTTTATATACAACTTAGAATATACATGTTATTCGATTTAATGGTTGCTGGGCAGCGTCGTGTTcagggttatcatatctatagaaTAATCtgcatttatacagatttttcagactttttgaaaccaagaatctgtagatacagattacagattttttgggttttcatacagatttacagatttttcaaaataatgatccAATATTggttatggcttgatctcaataatatttttctcatCTCATTAATTCAATTCGTATaacattcgaatcagtctgaatgtgagtcattttggcatccatatgtagcgtgtagtactgctttctcatgttcaatctaagacgaaaagatgcaaaaatcagcgtcatcggctagctttacaataaacaaataacactgtttatctttttgcTGTTTTctaaagcacagtgaatgcaaatttttacgtggataccatcaacatcgtcaaattaataataactatgccaatcaatgatactaaagctatgATTATACTTcaaaattgaacttataaatttaaccctgTCGTATGCTGTCGTATAAAATTTCGAcatgtgttatttatttatttttacttggaaaagcagtgatgtataagtTTGATTAATGAttagattatgaaagatgaacaaggtTGCTTTATTTTTAGTAAACTTTGGATAAGATTTtattaaacaatgtttttatgtttatgtttaaaaaaaatgctataattcttcttcgtgtgatatctttcgcatgtatcacaaaaataattagtttggcgtctttcGGCTTTTATTTTCACAGTGCTGCAATACATGGAGCTTTCCATTAACCTTTCCTCAAGTATCTTATCTAGTTATCTATCattcatagtagcaccgttttggttcgtgaataagttcacaagacattaaaattcgtttcgaAAAAGAATAAACTAATACATTGTAGCATAAATTATAATActagtatacttctttgctgtggtaaCTGAGAGCAGACACacaaccgcaaagggttaatacagatttcgatacagattttctgagaaaaaactcagataaaaagtttttttgaaaacaaaaacaccgattttattatggcaaccctggtcgtGATGCCAAAATTATTTgatcgaaaattaaaaaaaaaattggttcaccgaaattcaaacaatttttttgtttttttttttgagacccAGTACTGTTCtaagttttatttatatgtgcGTATATGTTTTCTATATTAGTGattttcttcacaatttttagagcattgcgcaatacaaaaaataatagtaaaatagaaaaattaaatcGA
Protein-coding sequences here:
- the LOC129765610 gene encoding uncharacterized protein LOC129765610 isoform X2: MDNPSSLPVLLVTANVGSVFEDALGNLYFAHRTIENLQMWNFLTHEWDLIEGKNIHTGNIESVATKEKAKFPQQFFPECKWSRKGFLRTRWSLNGTIFDLVNIHLFHDASNLAACEEYPSVYCKSRRRALVHTLERFHKDTVNKPVPYFVFGDFNFRCDTEGVIKKLTEDLTEHRVQNPKNDSTKVQYRDSDGANVLTVGKKEFNHTDQSTFKENWLRQFDRELDSLRSILFEYPVTFPPSYPYEEDPQQPGSYMSTRCPAWCDRILVSPAARKLIDEDREGGKPQSTAMARGTYGIIGETVCMGDHKPVYLNIRIKSSQGILNYCSCDTHAHKRVEHIPNLSTINVSVNNLNNSSSNHLVSKFISDSTSSSDMATASNSKPNHNHLNSLPTVANESISNNSSSSTPPAPTTSGITPDERLPSPNKPHCSYCFDHIQTAFDEFLSELELFPTSYAVEHDGSTHQNSRTLDASNRPVKVPPPVSISVFDTDSNANVCMCSLYSSSFSISGSDYRRSRSGSMKGLDQTDPQICPNCQNIIKHQPMEHRKTLVSRRLMLANDVIVSRIDAHYLNTFMAPSGTSSSGTTKARQFEPYTPESVESHSPVPESVERQDLEDEDPDDDSSNDPPDPCRASLLQTTANHTQSLHGVKLPTAAIATTNCSKKILTKSGDTTAKWAGVSPRQLKARLEKLQRLSSDRQKQVHEGKSANKSDGITLAATIGGTALGAEELLVLESGDVRLETVAPGTSPIADCTDGGQGRGRRRWLSGRNDRKQDADDEECCQWHCCAIT
- the LOC129765610 gene encoding uncharacterized protein LOC129765610 isoform X1, with the translated sequence MDNPSSLPVLLVTANVGSVFEDPSRLLYIWIKEFLGHVAVRRPVFIALHLQEVGGKTYEKSMEYVQEFIKNLCESAELADYNRIRVYLDEDYNSAEHFTALGNLYFAHRTIENLQMWNFLTHEWDLIEGKNIHTGNIESVATKEKAKFPQQFFPECKWSRKGFLRTRWSLNGTIFDLVNIHLFHDASNLAACEEYPSVYCKSRRRALVHTLERFHKDTVNKPVPYFVFGDFNFRCDTEGVIKKLTEDLTEHRVQNPKNDSTKVQYRDSDGANVLTVGKKEFNHTDQSTFKENWLRQFDRELDSLRSILFEYPVTFPPSYPYEEDPQQPGSYMSTRCPAWCDRILVSPAARKLIDEDREGGKPQSTAMARGTYGIIGETVCMGDHKPVYLNIRIKSSQGILNYCSCDTHAHKRVEHIPNLSTINVSVNNLNNSSSNHLVSKFISDSTSSSDMATASNSKPNHNHLNSLPTVANESISNNSSSSTPPAPTTSGITPDERLPSPNKPHCSYCFDHIQTAFDEFLSELELFPTSYAVEHDGSTHQNSRTLDASNRPVKVPPPVSISVFDTDSNANVCMCSLYSSSFSISGSDYRRSRSGSMKGLDQTDPQICPNCQNIIKHQPMEHRKTLVSRRLMLANDVIVSRIDAHYLNTFMAPSGTSSSGTTKARQFEPYTPESVESHSPVPESVERQDLEDEDPDDDSSNDPPDPCRASLLQTTANHTQSLHGVKLPTAAIATTNCSKKILTKSGDTTAKWAGVSPRQLKARLEKLQRLSSDRQKQVHEGKSANKSDGITLAATIGGTALGAEELLVLESGDVRLETVAPGTSPIADCTDGGQGRGRRRWLSGRNDRKQDADDEECCQWHCCAIT
- the LOC129765610 gene encoding uncharacterized protein LOC129765610 isoform X3, translated to MWNFLTHEWDLIEGKNIHTGNIESVATKEKAKFPQQFFPECKWSRKGFLRTRWSLNGTIFDLVNIHLFHDASNLAACEEYPSVYCKSRRRALVHTLERFHKDTVNKPVPYFVFGDFNFRCDTEGVIKKLTEDLTEHRVQNPKNDSTKVQYRDSDGANVLTVGKKEFNHTDQSTFKENWLRQFDRELDSLRSILFEYPVTFPPSYPYEEDPQQPGSYMSTRCPAWCDRILVSPAARKLIDEDREGGKPQSTAMARGTYGIIGETVCMGDHKPVYLNIRIKSSQGILNYCSCDTHAHKRVEHIPNLSTINVSVNNLNNSSSNHLVSKFISDSTSSSDMATASNSKPNHNHLNSLPTVANESISNNSSSSTPPAPTTSGITPDERLPSPNKPHCSYCFDHIQTAFDEFLSELELFPTSYAVEHDGSTHQNSRTLDASNRPVKVPPPVSISVFDTDSNANVCMCSLYSSSFSISGSDYRRSRSGSMKGLDQTDPQICPNCQNIIKHQPMEHRKTLVSRRLMLANDVIVSRIDAHYLNTFMAPSGTSSSGTTKARQFEPYTPESVESHSPVPESVERQDLEDEDPDDDSSNDPPDPCRASLLQTTANHTQSLHGVKLPTAAIATTNCSKKILTKSGDTTAKWAGVSPRQLKARLEKLQRLSSDRQKQVHEGKSANKSDGITLAATIGGTALGAEELLVLESGDVRLETVAPGTSPIADCTDGGQGRGRRRWLSGRNDRKQDADDEECCQWHCCAIT